ttaagtgtgtgatttgcaattgtttttaattatttaaaaaagtggttattttgagtattaaatattctattatactataattaattagttttatttaataatttgaaataagaaatcaattacatgaatataaaatttaatacttttaatagttactattaagaatgttgaagtttagtttccaaaaacattttagtgggctaaacccACCTTAACCCTGACCCTAACCCCCTTGAGAGGGGGCTTTGGAGTTGGAGCTTTTTTTTTGCCCCCATTTGAGGGGCTTCTTAAGAGGGGGCTTCTTAAGAGGGGGCTTTTTCAAGAATGGGTTAGGGCTAGCCCCGGAGTCATGGATCAAATTGACACCTCTAGATACAACACAGCATGCAGCAGATAGTAACGAGAAATcttataatgtttttctttattaatcaTTTACGGAAAGAAATTATGCAATTACACGCAAACGAACACAGTGTTCTCTTTACGTGTACAAGTGgttgttgaagaagaaaatcaCAGCTCTAGGAAGAATGATTCTGTGTCTGATTCTCCATTGGATATGAATGCATTTTTAGCATAAAGGCCAAGTGCTACAATGGCCACGACCGCATAAATCAGCACCATCCATTTCACAATTTTCTTGCGCTTGTTATTCCCTGCATCAGAATCTCCAACCACTTCATCATCAACCTGATTTCCAGAACCCAGTGCAAAATCTATGAGCCTAGTTTTGGTTCTGGAAACAGGCCTAGTTTTAGGGGCTGGCGTTTCTTCCTTTGTCTCACTTGAGCCATTAGCCTTGGCTTCCTCCTTCTGGGGGGTCTTCTGCTCTGCTGCAGAGACCTCATCACCATTGCTCTTTGTTTCTGCTTTTGGGGTATCTTCTTTCTGCTGTTCAATCTTCTGTGGTGGAGTTGTTGCTGGTTCAGTGGGCTTATTGAGTGAGCGTTTTCCAAATTTGATCGATAGAGTGGAACCCTCAAACTTGGCCGTGACATCGTCGGTGTCATAATCAGACTGAATTGGCAACTCTAAATTGAAACGACGATATCTGTTCTGATACATCAGCCGTTCACCTGTTACCCTTAGGGTAGGCTTTGAGGTCACTTGAACCCTCAGTTGATCCCTTCTAAAACCTGCTCATAATTCAAAAGATAGATTCTAAACCTAATTCTATAAAACTAACTTGTCTTAATGCTTAGAGAagtaacaaaattgaaaaatgtatatatatatatattgaaagcaTAAGTTGGTATGATTCTGGGTAAGGTTTgagaattaagaagagaagacaTTTACCTGGTAGCATTACATTGACAAGCCTTTCCTCCTTAACCAATTCATAGAGTGGTTCAAAGTCTTCATAGACAAGATCAGATGCTGGCTGTGTTCTTGAAGCCATGTTTTCAGCCCTAGGTATTTCCTCTTTTGGTTGTGATTTTGATGTGTATGTTTGGCTGTTGTTGTTGGTATTGAATTGAACCTTGTGGTTCTTTTATACTCGTAGGTGATGAGACAATAAGGAACAATTTGCACGCAAAATGTAgcattttctttgcttttttagtttcttttcgtAGGTGCAAAAACACTGTTTGTTTTGTGTGGTGCAAGGAAAATAATATGCTTTAGTAATGAGAGGAGGTGACCTCGTTCTTTGGTGATGCTAAAACCTAAAAGCAAAATTTTCTTCCCACAAATTCCAACTTTTTTCCTTGCTCAAGATATACTGTTTGCAGGTGTAATTCCAATCTAATTTCAGTTCTTTTTATTTCCCTTCTAAAACATGaacaataaaactaaaaaataacacTCTCTAGGTTaactcaaaatttcaaatttattcatcaatttggatttgaaaaataacattatgtCTTACAGTGCAACATTGTTGAGtgacaaatatttttacatCCATGAAAAAGTACAGACGGGGAAGTTTTGTCCTGCATGTCTTTGTTTGGATGGGTgagtgaaataaaaaatattttttttctctgcaTATGGATAATCTTTCACTTAAAAcactacataaaaaaatatacattttctggcaatttttttgaactttttcttaaaaagtaCTTATGAATTTTGTTATGAACAATAATTTGTAAGAAATTGCTATCAATTCTTTTTTTTGCAAATTATTTTTGCACAAAACGTTTTTTTCTAGAAAATCTTATAATAAATACttgtgaattttataattttgtagaaaataattatccacaaaaaatttatctgttaattaaaaatattgggaaaaataacaaaaaaaaatattttttctacaaaattttaaaataaatttataagaaaaatctcataaaatatgataaattctAGTAGTGAAACTTATTTAaaacttgattatttttttaactttgttttaagaaaaaaaatgtagcaTTTTCCTTATTCAAATTTATGCATATGGATAATCTCTCACTTTTAAAAAAGCCATATTTGGGGGAGACTCCAATTATAATGAAACTTGATATTTAAAGTGCAATATCTTATAAACTACGCTTCCATGGATGTATTGAGAAGTACACttatataaattgttttgttaaaatcacTCGATAATACTTAATTTAGTGGAAATATTGTAATTGTCTGATGATATTTTGGTGGAGTAATTACTTTAATTGCTATGTAATGTTAATAACTACTATTATTGACCTGAATATTTTTTGGTAAGCATTTATCAGGTAGTAATTCACTATGTACGTCCATTGTAATTAGGGTCAAAGAGTTTATACTTTTATTCAGACACAAGTTATTATATCTACTTGTTACAGTGGTTTAAGATTTTGCTTGCTCAAATCAAGGAAATATTCAATCATTGGTTTACGTATTTATAGGTTTCTACTTGTGCTCAAGCCTCTTCATTTTGTCACGTGTTCTGTGATATTATATTTGAAGAACCTTTTTGTTAGTTTCATGAAATCTATAAAAGGTGTATATATTTAGTAGCTATAGCACTGATTGAAATAATGCATATATTCTTTTTGTATATATCACAAGAAACATTGACATCTTCACAATGCACTACGTACATATACGTAAGGAATTTGTGAGATACACCAATTGTGTGCACCTCTTATTTCGCAGGGAAAATTGGTCTATTTGAATCCGCAGTTATTCAAACCAGACCAGTTTCACACTCCtttattcaattcaatcatGCTTTCACAAACATGAACATGAACATGAACATGGGAATTAAAATTCCTTGAATTTCTCATATTCTGGTCCTCCctgagatgatgatgatgacttGAATGCATTTTTCACATACAACCCTAACACCATAACCAATAAGATCACCACACCAATGTTCATCAATATCTTTGGCCTCTTAATCAGATTACCATACTTGTTACCACCAAACCCTTGCTTAACATCTTGGTCTTCCACTGATCTCAAACTCACAGTGAAATCTAAAACCCTTGTTTTCAGTCTCTGAGTAATCCTAGCTTTTGGCTTCTGTTCTTGTGCTGTTTCTGGCACATTAGTCCTCACCTTCTTTTCAGGAACTTCTTTAGGtgcctcttcttcttccttcttctcacCCTTTTCTTTCTCATCACTGATTGCTTCAGTCTCTTTAGCCCCTTCTGTTttgttctcttctttttcatcaCCGGTTGGTTCTTTATCTTTCTGCAGTGACTCTTGCTTGTCTGCATGATCTTCTTGTGCTTGTTCTTTCTCTTTCTGAGAAATTGGAGCTATCTGTGGCTGTGCCCTAGCAAGGGTGATCAGCTTTGGAAACCTGATGGTTAGAACACCACCCTCAAACTTAGCACTCACATCGTTGGTGTCACAATATGGAGGAATGGAGAACTCTCTAGAAAAACGACGACGCTTGTTCTCAAGAATCTGTCGTTCACCGTTGATCCTTAGCAGAGGAGTTGAAGTCACTTGAATCCTTAGTTGTTCCTTTGTGAATCCttttcatttccaaacaaaacaTAACATTTTTACATAATGTTCATCCTTTTTAATCAGGAAAAGTTAATATAATGACTTGTGATTgaataagaatatgaaaatatatattatcagtgtatatgtatgtattatatCAGTCCATATAGTTCATGAatgattattttaagaaaataatatttatgaacaTGTATTAGATCATTGAGAGACacatcatgcatatataatatagaAGGTAGTTGTTTACAGAAAAAGAAGTTAATTTACCTGGCAGCATTACAATGAGGGTGGCACTTCCTTCATCTTCAGACCATTCAAAATAAGGATCAAAATCTTGGTAATCAAAATTAGCTGCTGATTGTGCCATGGTAAATTGTTTTTAGCTGATGTTGTTGATGTTTTGCTTTTGACTTGTCttgtttttttctgttttgttgcAGAAGTGTGGTTTTATATATGCAGAGATGGAAGATTGTTATTCATTTTTACACGCAAATTCTAGTTCCTGTTATTTCTCTTTTGCTTTATTACTTTCTTTTCGTGCAAACAATATTGTGTCTCTGTTTTTAGGGCACTGATGCACGAAAAACTATATGCTTTGGTCTGAGAGAAGAGGTAAGTGATACTAAACCTCCAAGAGTCTTCACTCCAAATATGTCGATTTCACAAAAGTTAAGTATTTTcgtttctttatttctttttgaaataaagatttcaaaaatactatattttaaGAAACCGACTCCTTCAAAAGAGTATATATAAGATACACTTGAACATTGAGTTAATTATGGGTTTGATTACACACACAAATTGTTAAttctttaatcaatttaatgtttCTGTCTGCCGATATAATTGAATTGTTAGCAATACTTATGTTTGCATCGTGTGTAAAATTTATTCTACCCAAttcaataaacatattaaaaataattagatattttaactcttttcattttgaaacaGTTTAAGTCCATATTTATTAGaacaatattcaaatattataatcaatttaatattatagttgttatttataatgaaatatcattatattattattaattatatttgtgaaTCTTATAAATACCATTAAGGAAATATtcactattatatatattcattaaaaatcCAAACATTTTCAGAAAAGAATGGTACTGACAAATAGCATatcaatgaaaatttttattcagTTCTTcctattaaaaaatgttaagaaggaagaaaagaattGGAGTTATAATCAATGTTGTTTACAACtttattttggaattttttgaaaaaaaaagtgagaaactTAGCTCTTTTTGAAGTAACTAACAGTTTTGTACCTTTTTCGAGCAATATACAcaactagtttttttttatacatatttatagAATTATTTATATACCAGTACAATATCTCAGAGTTAAATACAGTttggaatattttaaaataaaccattttattaatagaaaattataatatatacatgtcccaataaaataaattaaacaaaaagaaaataaatttattttctgtcttcTCAATCTagaatgtttttttcttatgtgTACATATCATTATTACAATTTATGTGTATcgttaaaatttacaaaatagcgaacaattacaaaaaaaagaagagaataagttattattttaaaatatcatttatatatatcaaaatcattAACACATATTTTCACAGTTCATTCCAATAATATATCTTATATTAGTAAAATCGATTATACTATCTTCTTTAtagtattaaatttaatatagaaTTTTTGAAAGCACAAGAAAACATTAAAGAGATGAAtactgttttaaaaaaatttcactaaTAATGTCTAATAGTTTTTTAGAAGattgaaacataaataaataagttcagacgAGAATGTTCAAAAtaagttttgagaaattttttgaagaagtaaagtaataaaacattgagtttttctttaaaaattctTAAGGGAttgatcttaaaaaaattatacgaaTTTTATCTCTTCAAGTTTATAAGGAGTATTCTCACTACTCCTAGTTCACCTAGTCAACACGACTAGTCCAAGTTTAACCATTTCTGAGTATTCTAACTATTTATTGTTTAATCCTAAACAACACATATAGTATGTTCAACTGAGCTAAATGTATGacacaaacaacaaacaatgttatAAGCAAAGTACAAATTGATAAATCTTAAAGAGAGAATagaaacaatacaaaaaattgagatttgttaagatttttttcttttagaaaatatttacttCAAACGATATATGAGTATAGTAAGCTTGTTTGAATTTTCACGAGTTGAGTACATTATTCTTCTTATCTTCTCTTCAAGTTTTCATCTATTTATAACTTTTCTTGAGAACCATTAGATAGAGTAGTTGACTTCATGAGAACAAGTAACCTTTAGGTAAGAAGTTAGACTCTAGTCTACTTTGCAAAGGTAAAAAACTTTATTATACATTTTATCAAAACAGAGCTTATACGATGTGATAAAGCAAAATGTTTCAAGGGAAACATTCCTAGAATGTTC
This window of the Vigna angularis cultivar LongXiaoDou No.4 chromosome 7, ASM1680809v1, whole genome shotgun sequence genome carries:
- the LOC108337680 gene encoding inactive protein RESTRICTED TEV MOVEMENT 2, which translates into the protein MASRTQPASDLVYEDFEPLYELVKEERLVNVMLPGFRRDQLRVQVTSKPTLRVTGERLMYQNRYRRFNLELPIQSDYDTDDVTAKFEGSTLSIKFGKRSLNKPTEPATTPPQKIEQQKEDTPKAETKSNGDEVSAAEQKTPQKEEAKANGSSETKEETPAPKTRPVSRTKTRLIDFALGSGNQVDDEVVGDSDAGNNKRKKIVKWMVLIYAVVAIVALGLYAKNAFISNGESDTESFFLEL
- the LOC108337685 gene encoding inactive protein RESTRICTED TEV MOVEMENT 2, which encodes MAQSAANFDYQDFDPYFEWSEDEGSATLIVMLPGFTKEQLRIQVTSTPLLRINGERQILENKRRRFSREFSIPPYCDTNDVSAKFEGGVLTIRFPKLITLARAQPQIAPISQKEKEQAQEDHADKQESLQKDKEPTGDEKEENKTEGAKETEAISDEKEKGEKKEEEEAPKEVPEKKVRTNVPETAQEQKPKARITQRLKTRVLDFTVSLRSVEDQDVKQGFGGNKYGNLIKRPKILMNIGVVILLVMVLGLYVKNAFKSSSSSQGGPEYEKFKEF